The proteins below are encoded in one region of Flavobacteriales bacterium TMED191:
- a CDS encoding UPF0104 family protein, giving the protein MKQLIQYFKPAVFLLLGLFLLWVSLKDIDLLVFNNTLKEIPLKWVFLSMLLGYLAFIFRGLRWYLLIEPLGYNPRKSYLVQAIAFGYLFNSFIPRSGELVRCTALNKITDIPVSSLFGHVLLERVIDFIILGLCIGLSFVLNHDKFLIFSQDFSFPLIYVLFFLIILFFVFALIKSRKFLFRQNHLDRIDSFFRGLKNGFLSFKTIKNKFLFLIYTILIWTCYLFMTVVCFLCFDELKDLTLSEGLFVMVAGGLGMVVPTPTGIGSYHYLVIKALAAIGIAYETAGFFALIVHSSQAIMILVSGAIAMLILYRHKKNN; this is encoded by the coding sequence ATGAAACAATTAATCCAATATTTTAAACCAGCGGTATTTTTATTGTTAGGCTTATTTTTATTATGGGTTTCGTTGAAAGACATTGATTTATTAGTATTTAACAATACCTTGAAGGAGATACCACTTAAGTGGGTTTTTTTATCAATGCTACTAGGGTATTTAGCGTTTATATTTAGAGGTTTAAGGTGGTATTTATTGATTGAGCCCTTGGGTTATAATCCTCGAAAATCTTATTTAGTTCAAGCTATTGCCTTTGGTTACTTATTTAATTCTTTCATTCCAAGAAGCGGAGAACTTGTTAGGTGTACTGCTTTGAATAAAATAACCGATATACCTGTTTCTTCTTTATTTGGTCATGTTTTACTAGAGCGTGTAATTGACTTTATTATATTAGGGCTTTGCATTGGTTTGTCCTTTGTTTTAAATCACGATAAATTTCTTATTTTTTCTCAGGATTTTTCCTTTCCTCTAATTTATGTTTTATTCTTCTTAATTATTCTTTTTTTTGTATTTGCTTTAATTAAGTCACGGAAGTTTTTATTTAGGCAAAATCATCTTGATAGGATTGACTCGTTTTTCAGGGGATTAAAAAACGGTTTTTTGTCATTCAAAACAATTAAAAATAAATTTCTATTTTTAATATATACAATTTTGATTTGGACATGTTATTTATTTATGACGGTTGTTTGTTTTTTATGTTTTGATGAATTAAAAGACTTAACATTAAGCGAGGGATTATTTGTTATGGTTGCTGGTGGTCTCGGTATGGTTGTACCTACACCAACGGGAATAGGTTCATATCATTATTTGGTTATTAAGGCGTTAGCAGCAATTGGTATAGCTTATGAGACTGCAGGTTTTTTTGCTCTAATTGTTCATAGTTCACAGGCTATTATGATACTAGTGTCAGGTGCAATTGCAATGTTAATACTTTATAGACATAAAAAAAATAATTAA
- a CDS encoding aspartate 1-decarboxylase: MLVQIXKSKIHRVTITEANIDYIGSITIDPALIKAANMIPGEKVQVLNLTNGERXETYVIEGQKEGQIGINGPAALKMQVGHKVIVVAYAFLEEGLAKSYSPTIIFPNEETNLINK, encoded by the coding sequence ATGTTAGTACAAATANTGAAATCAAAAATACATCGTGTTACAATCACAGAAGCNAATATTGATTATATAGGTAGTATTACTATAGATCCCGCTTTAATTAAGGCTGCTAACATGATTCCTGGAGAGAAGGTTCAAGTATTAAATCTCACGAATGGTGAAAGGNTAGAAACTTATGTGATCGAAGGTCAAAAAGAAGGACAAATAGGTATAAATGGGCCTGCAGCACTTAAAATGCAAGTTGGTCACAAGGTTATTGTGGTGGCATATGCATTTTTGGAGGAAGGATTAGCTAAAAGTTACTCGCCTACTATCATTTTCCCAAATGAGGAAACTAATTTAATTAATAAATGA
- the panC gene encoding pantoate--beta-alanine ligase yields MLLICVLKIIRKRKYLKKDLKVLRTKPISIGFVPTMGSLHKGHISLIQNSKRDNDITICSIYVNPKQFNDKNDLINYPKDTIGDIRKLEQANCDILFLPSDEEIYPSQFQNIEYAFTTVLNVLEGQRRPDHFNGVLNVIKILFELVEPNKAYFGEKDYQQLWLIILFQKLYNFSPTIIAVDTIRDENGLALSSRNQHLSLDHKKISINLYTALNFFKENIEDCFKESSSLSINSAQVQRVRLRVIRDILSNPSIKLDYFEIIELENFSFVSNLHRNXKYRVLIAAYVGKIRLIDNISIN; encoded by the coding sequence ATATTATTGATTTGTGTTTTGAAAATAATTAGAAAAAGAAAATACTTAAAAAAGGATCTAAAAGTTTTGAGAACAAAACCAATATCAATTGGTTTTGTTCCTACTATGGGATCTCTTCACAAAGGTCATATCTCTTTGATTCAAAATTCAAAAAGAGATAATGATATTACTATATGTTCGATTTATGTAAATCCAAAGCAATTTAATGATAAAAATGACCTTATTAATTATCCAAAAGATACGATAGGTGATATAAGAAAATTAGAACAGGCCAACTGTGATATATTATTTCTACCATCAGATGAAGAGATATATCCAAGCCAATTCCAAAACATAGAATATGCTTTTACTACTGTTCTAAATGTTTTAGAGGGCCAAAGACGACCGGATCATTTTAATGGGGTTTTAAACGTTATCAAGATTTTATTTGAATTAGTTGAGCCTAATAAGGCTTATTTTGGGGAAAAAGATTATCAGCAATTATGGCTTATTATTTTATTTCAAAAATTATATAATTTCTCACCTACTATTATAGCTGTTGATACAATTAGGGATGAAAATGGTTTAGCTTTAAGTTCTCGTAATCAACATTTAAGTTTGGATCATAAAAAAATATCAATAAATTTATATACTGCACTCAATTTCTTTAAAGAAAATATTGAAGATTGTTTTAAAGAGTCCTCCTCTTTATCCATTAATTCAGCTCAAGTACAAAGAGTAAGATTACGGGTTATCCGCGATATTTTAAGTAATCCATCAATAAAATTGGATTATTTTGAAATAATTGAATTGGAAAATTTTAGCTTTGTGAGTAATTTACATCGTAATANAAAATATCGTGTTTTAATTGCCGCATATGTAGGGAAAATTCGATTAATTGATAATATCTCAATCAACTAA
- a CDS encoding glycogen synthase: MIFFKKTTNFVKFVAPKLKKDRLSMQKRILIVSQEVTPYIPDGTLAQXVLDLAKIVKKNKNTEVRLFMPKYGCVNERRHQLHXVIRLSGVNIVVNDIDQPLIVKVASVPQARLQVYFIDNDEYFQRKNVLHNNDDKLISDNDERMMFFCRGVLETLQMLGWSPDIIHCHGWFTSMLPMYLKTIYSEHPVFANTKIISSIYKKSFKGMLNKKIYEKIKFDGVSESHLDVLKKPNSENIYKIAARFSDGIVFENNYTNNSLLDILNSNNTPVLTPELETEYYNFYQNFFSEALV; encoded by the coding sequence ATGATATTTTTTAAAAAGACCACAAATTTTGTTAAATTTGTAGCTCCTAAATTAAAAAAAGATAGATTGTCGATGCAGAAAAGAATTTTAATAGTTTCCCAAGAGGTTACACCATATATTCCAGATGGAACACTAGCACAGAGNGTTTTAGATTTGGCCAAAATTGTTAAGAAAAATAAAAATACAGAAGTTCGTTTATTCATGCCCAAATACGGATGTGTTAACGAAAGAAGACATCAACTTCATGANGTCATAAGGTTGTCAGGTGTAAATATCGTTGTAAATGACATCGACCAACCNTTGATTGTAAAAGTTGCGTCTGTTCCACAAGCTCGCTTACAAGTATATTTTATTGATAATGATGAGTATTTCCAAAGAAAAAATGTACTACATAATAATGATGACAAGCTAATAAGTGACAATGATGAGCGCATGATGTTCTTTTGTCGTGGCGTATTAGAGACTCTTCAAATGCTTGGTTGGAGTCCTGACATTATACATTGCCACGGGTGGTTTACTTCAATGTTACCTATGTATCTAAAAACTATTTATAGTGAACATCCGGTTTTTGCAAACACTAAGATTATCTCCTCGATTTATAAAAAATCTTTCAAAGGAATGCTTAATAAGAAAATTTATGAAAAAATCAAGTTTGATGGTGTCTCTGAAAGCCATTTAGATGTCTTAAAAAAACCTAATTCTGAAAATATATATAAGATTGCTGCAAGATTTTCAGACGGCATAGTGTTCGAAAATAATTACACAAACAATAGTTTATTGGATATTCTTAACTCTAACAACACTCCTGTTTTAACACCTGAATTAGAAACAGAATACTACAATTTTTATCAAAATTTTTTTTCGGAAGCTCTAGTGTAA